AGCTGATAAGAAATTACCTGAGTCAGTTGCCGTGATTCAAACAAAGCAAAAAATCGATCGCAAAAAAATGATGGAGAAATTCAGTCGGAGCCAACTTGTTGAAACGATCTACCTGGATAAATCATATCACAAAACCAGAGCTGTCAATGGTGAATCATTGTTGTTTGTAAATGATCGAACGGTGATCATTGCCAACAAAGAGAAATCGCTTCAACAAATTGTTCAGGCGATGCAGCATGGTGGTTCAAATCGCTGGTCTAAGCAATGGAAGACTGTTGAAAATGATTCTCTGGCAGCACTGTTTAACATTCGATTGGCTCGTGAGATTGTCTGGAACAAACAATCAAATCTAATCGTCATCAATCCCATGATCCAAGGTGTTATCTCGCCGATCTGGGAAAATACAGATGTTTTATTGCTAGGCTTAACTATAAACAAAGAGATTGATCTGACATCTATGTTATATCAGGAAAAAAATGGTGAGAGCATCAAAAAAACTCTGGAAGCAATTCTCACGCTTTCATCAAATATGCTTGAACAAATGAAACAGAATATCGGTAGTGACAATGTGCAAGAGCGATTGTCACTGATATCTTTGATGGAACTTGCCGAAAAGGTTGTTAAGTCAACAAAGGTGACTCAAAAAGGTGAAAACGTCAGTTTCACGATATCGCTGCCAGACGATTCTGGTATTCAGATGGTTGCTTTCCTCTTACCCGCAGTTTTGCAGGCGCGTGAAGCAGCCCGCCGTACCCAGTCCATGAATAACCTGAAACAAATTATGCTGGGTTTGCATAATTATTATGCAATTCATAAACACTTTCCTCCAGCAGTTGTCATAGGACCGGATGGCAAAACTCCCCACAGTTGGCGAGTGGCAATCTTGCCGTATCTGGGACAAAAAGCATTGTACGATGAGTATCAAAAGAACCAACCATGGGACAGCGAGCAAAATCTCAAAGTACTCGCGAAAATGCCGGATGTGTATCGAAGTCCTGCTGAAGACGGCAACGCAAATAATACAGCCTATTTTGCTGTCGTAGGTAAGAATACAGCGTTTGGAAAGAGTTCGAAAGTTGCTGGTTTCGGTGCAGCGGGAGGGGACGGCGCTGCCGGTGGTTTTGGAGCATTCGGTGGTAAAGGAGGAGCTGGCGGTAAAGCAGGAGCCGGTGGCGGTGCAGGAGGAGTTGGTGGTAAAGGAGGGGCTGGTGGCGGTGCGGGAGGTCCAGGTGGCCTATTTGGTGGCGCAGGAAGGGGCGGGCGCCAGAGAGGAGTGAATAATAAAAGCGGAGTGAGATTTTATGATATCACCGATGGTACATCGAACACCATTGCCATTGTCGAAGCGAAGCGAGATATTCCATGGACAAAACCGGAAGATATCAAATTCGATGGTAAGAAAATACCGAATTTTGGTGGCTTTTATCAAGGTGGTTTTATTGCCGGGTTCTGTGATGGTTCAGTCAGATTTCTTTCAGAGAATATTGATCAAAAGACATTGAGGAATTTGCTTACGATCAACGATGGTAACCCTGTAAAAATCCCATGAAATTAGTGTTGATGTAAATGGGATTTTATACTCATCCGAGAACAATGAGTGGGTATGATCAGAGCAACTACTAACTTAAGTCAACTCAAGATTCAGTCACCGGGAACTGAAAAGATTGATGTGGTCACCATATGATGACTGCTAAAGTCGAACGCGTCCCGGTGCTTCTTCTGGTTCACTGAATGAATCAGGAGAGCGAAATGGGTTTTCTAATGGTTGGTCTTGAATAGCATTGACTGGAATAGTTTCTGGTTCTTCAAAGCCGATTTGCGTGGGCTTCCATTCTGGTTCAAAGCCTGGATTGCCTTGCGACCAGTCTGGTTCTTCGAGTTCAGCAACACGGGACTCAATACGTGTGGGGCGTCTGAGGGAGGCTTCTCTTTGGGGTGGCTGATTGGGGAATCCCGATCCAAGATCTAAAACCGGGTATCCAGGAATTTGTGGAAGTCCCCAAACTTCATTGGGAATACCTACGGGATTCACATCAATGTTCGCCATGGTCATCGTTAAAACAATTCCAGCTTGGGGCCAGTCCAGTTTGATCACATGCGGTAGTGTTGCCCCTGAGTTATTACAAACGCGGTATTCACCCAACGTCGCAGTCGCGATGCGTTGTCCCCGACTGTCATACAACGATTGCTCAATAATATTTCCCGTGCAAAGGTTAACAACCAGGATTTTCTGAACCAGTTTGCCATTTGGTAGCAGACGGTCTGAGATCAGTTTGATGTTTGGAGAGTTCTGACCTTCTTTTTGAATGGAAAGTTCTTTTTCATTTAATGGTACCACCCGCAGGGCTTCAAGTAACCAGTTTGGTTCAAAGGGAATATTTAATTGTGAACCCATTGATTGATACTGGTCATGCCGAATTGTAAAGACTCGTTTTTGTTCATTCCGCTTAACCCAGAACCAGAACCGTTCATTATTCGATCCAAAGTCCACTTCTGCTCCTAAGGGAGAGCTGGCACGTAAGCGGAACCGTTTTGGTTGTTCCACAGCCAACATGGCATTTAAACTAATCGGAATGCCGCCTTGCTGTCGTGCACGAATTTTGACATTCGATGCTTGCCAACCATAGACGCCATTCGTTTGCGAGTTCAGGTGGTTGATGATTTGTGTGTAGCTGGCATTGGGTGGCAGGACACACTCAGGGGCTTGTTGTGGAAGAAATGTTCTTACGGAGGAACAGGATGTAAGCAATAGAATGAAGAGGATCATGACAGTGCTGTGCACGACACTGAAAAGTCGAGCATACCGCTGCGGGTGCGTTGCTGTTTCTGTTCTTCCCTGAACATTCAACATAGTCGTGATCCGTTATCGGGGATGAACCCCTTATTCCCAGTCTTCAAATAATTGTGTATTTAGTTGTTGTTGCAGTTGTTCAATTTCAGATTCTTCCAGGCTCTGATCACGAATCTCGAAGTTTCCTTCTCCATGCGTTCCTGATAATTGGAGATAAGATGTCTGATCTTCATTTCGTGAGCCATCTAATTTCAATCGGCGTTTTTGCACCAGAAATAGAGCAAGAACGTAGAGGAATTTTTCCTGAATCTGGTTGGGGTTTTCGTATAGTTGTTCAAAGTATTGCATTAACGCGTCGGCATCGACTTTTTTAGGGCCTTGTGATGTTGGCTCCGGCACTTGCAACTTCCATTCACCTACTGCACCTTCCGGAGGTCCGTCCCACGCATCATGTGAATAATCAAGTCGTACTAGTTGTCCATTTTGCTCGACAATCACGGAATGGACTGTTTCACCTGGAGTAAATTCTTTTCCTGTAGCCGAGCACGATTTTCCTAATGGCTTTAAATGATAGTCCATTTAAAAAACTCGAAGCTAAAAACCCGAAATCGAACTTCGTGAGGCCGTTCTAAGCCAAATGATGGGTTCGTTTGATAATCTTGGTCGAATACTAGCCTATAACACGATTTAGCTCAAGATGAGTCTGGCAGCTGTAAACAAGCCCGTTTTGCAGGAACTGGAGTTTTATGCTTGCCTTAAAGTATTGTAAATCAGAGTGTTATGAACCCGTAAAGAATTTGTCTGAGGAGCCACCCTCTTTGACAATAGGGATCTCGATCCGGGAAGCACATTTAGGACAATGACCGGCATAAGCAGACTTATCATGATTCATATAGATGTGGGAATAGACGTTACAGCACTTGAAATGGACACCAACATGTGATCGTTGGGGAGCATGCGAGTCACGTTCCTCTGTCATGATCAACTCCAGTCAAATTCAATAAAGTGAAATCACTCCAATGAGTTTCACATTATTTACGAGAATTTGCTGAATAAATCAAGAGGCATTGATTCGAAATGAGGGCCGACTACTTTTGATTCGCCAGCGTCAGCATGGCGCGTGCACGGTCTTGATCTCGTTCGCGAGCATCACATTGATCGTCGCCAATAGCCGGTCTGGCTAGCGCTTCTTCCAGAAGTTTCTCAGCTTCTGCAGCATCCAGTTCGCTGATGGGAAGCGCTTGTTCTGTCAAAACGGAAATGACGTTGCCTTGAACTTGTAAAAAGCCACCATCAATAAAGTAATTGTTCTCTGTTCCTTCCGTAGACTTGTAGACGAGTTCACCATGGCCGAGTCGACCGACCATCGGCATGCGGCCTGGTAGAATCCCGATTTGTCCATCAAACAAAGTACAACGCAGGCTCTGAATCGAGAGATCCAACAGAGTTGTTTCCGGAGTCACTAATAAAAATCGAAATTCTTGTGCCATTGGTGGTCTAACCACATTTTGAAACAGGTCGTCAAATTGAATTTGTGGTCGGAATGGCCGATCACAATATTAAATTAAAGTCTATTTATTCTTCTGCCATTTTCTTGGCTTGTTCTTCAGCTTCTTCTACAGAACCAACATACATAAATGCGGCTTCAGGAAGATGGTCCCACTTACCAGCGCAGATTTCTTCAAAGCTGCGAATCGTATCTTCCAGTGGAGTAATTTTTCCTGCTTTACCGGTAAACACTTCAGCAACCAGGAAGGGTTGTGATAAGAATCGTTCGATACGACGTGCGCGGTGAACGACCAATTTATCTTCTTCACTTAATTCATCAACACCTAAAATGGCGATGATGTCTTGAAGTTCACGATAACGTTGCAGAGTCTGCTGAACTTCACGTGCCACTTGATAGTGACGTTCTCCCACATATTGCGGGTCCAGAATACGACTTGAAGAGGCGAGCGGATCGATCGCCGGATAAATACCCTTTTCAGAGATCTTTCGTTCCAGATAAATGAACGCATCCAAGTGAGAAAACGCTGTGGCAGGAGCAGGGTCGGTGGGGTCGTCAGCAGGTACATAAACTGCCTGCACACTGGTGATCGCTCCATTTTTTGTTGAGGTAATTCGCTCTTGGAGTTCACCCAGTTCTGTTCCCAGGGTGGGCTGATAACCCACAGCACTCGGCATACGTCCCAACAGCGCCGATACTTCACTTCCTGCTTGTGAAAATCGGAAGATATTGTCAACGAACAGTAGGGTATCAGTCCCCGTGGTATCACGGAACCATTCTGCCATAGTCAAGGCAGAGAGAGCAACTCGCAAACGTGCTCCGGGAGGCTCATTCATCTGACCAAAGACCATACAGGTTTGCTCAATCACAGATCGATCTGTCTGACCAATTTTTGTTTCCTGCATTTCCAACCAGAGGTCGTTTCCTTCACGGGTTCTTTCCCCCACACCAGCGAATACAGAATAACCACCGTGAGCACTGGCGATTCGAGCAATTAACTCAGTCAAAATCACAGTCTTGCCGAGTCCGGCTCCACCAAACAAGCCCGCTTTTCCACCACGAACAAAGGGAGTGAGCAGGTCAACCACCTTGATACCAGTTTCAAACAGTTCTGTCTTAGCACTCAGGTTATCCAGTTCAGGCGAATGACGGTGAATAGGCCAGCGTTCCTCAGTCTTCACCTCACCGCGACCATCAACGGGATCACCAAGCAAGTTAAAAACGCGGCCTAATGTTTCTTTACCGACAGGAACTGAGACAGGTGCACCGGTGTCGGTGACGTTCATTCCCCGGACCATACCATCGGTTGACCCCAGGGCCACACAACGGACACGGCTACCACCCAGGTGCTGTTGAACTTCACCAGCCACTTTGATTTCCACGCCTTTAATCGTCTCATCTACAATAAGTGCATTGTAGATTTCAGGCAATTGGTCTTCGGGGAACTCAGCATCGAATGTTGAGCCAATGATCTGTGTGATTTTACCAACTGTTTTTGTTGTACTGGCTTCCGTTGTCGCCATTGATTTGTCTCTACTTTCTGATGTTAATCAATTTGTAAAAATACAAAGTGCCTTCTCAGGGCAGGTCGGAAATTACTCCAAGGCAGCGGCACCGCCAATGATTTCAAGAATTTCCGAAGTAATTTGTGTTTGTCTCGCACGATTATATTGAGCAGATAAAGTTCCCACCATTTCATTCGCGTTTTCGGTGGCACCTTTCATCGCAACCATACGTGCGATCTGCTCGCTCACTGCTGCATCCAGGAAGCACTTAAATAAGCGTGCTTTAAATGCGGTCGGTACGATTTCCTCTAGTATTTCCTGTGCGGAAGGGAGAAACTCATAATCATATTTTTGCGATGCTGAAGACTCGGTGTCTGACGATTCCAAAGCACCAATTGGAAGCACTGAGTGAACGACAGCCTCTTGTTTGGATGAAGAAATAAACTCGGTGTATGCAACATCGAGTCGGTCAATCTTACCTTCAATATATTCTGTAATATAACGGCTCGCCAGCTCATCCACTTCTTCAAATGTGGGGCGATCTTCGAAGTGTGTATAAGTATGAGAGGCAGTGGTTCCCTGGAATTTCAAAAAGCTGATCCCACGTTTTCCAGAGACTTCCAGCCGGACGTTTTGACCCTTGGCTTCCAGTTCCTGATGGCGTTTCAAGGCACTTTTTAAAACGCTTGAGTTATAACCACCACAAAGCCCACGATTGGAGGTGAGAACCAAAAGCACAGAATTTTTCTCAGTTTCATGCTTTTCCAGTAAGGGGTGATGAAACTCGAGATTAGCCTGTGACAAATCAGAGACAAGTTCAGAAATCTTTCGCGTATAAGCGGCTGCTTCCGAAGCGCGGTCCATAGCTTTCTTGAATCGCGCAGTGGCGATCAATTCCATAGTCCGTGTAATTTTACGGATATTTTTAACCGCTTTTAAACGTTTTACGATGGCACGTGCTTTGGCCATTAGATTTTGAACCTGTTTTTGATGATCTATATCAAGTGATTAAATCACTGAGTCGGTTTACGGATTTTTTCGTTGAAACTGTTCGATGAACGTGGTTAATACTGATTTCAACTGTTCGATCGTGTCGTCTTCCAGTTTGCCTGTCTCTGTAATCTTATCTGTAATTTCAGGGTATTGATCACGAATGAACTGGAGCATCTCAGATTCTGCTTGTTGAACCTGGGAAATGGGTACTGTATCAAAGTAACCATTGGTTCCAGCATACAAACTCACAACCTGATCGGCCATCGGCATCGGCTGAAACTGTGGCTGCTTCAATAATTCAACCATTCGATATCCACGATCCAGCTGAGCCTGAGTCGCTTTATCGAGTTCGGTACCCATCTGAGCGAAGGCTTCCAATTCACGGAAAGCGGCAAGGTCTAATCGCAAACTTCCCGATACACTTTTAGTCGCTTTGGTTTGAGCATTACCACCCACACGTGAAACACTGATCCCTACGTTAATCGCAGGACGAATTCCGGCAAAGAATAAGTCCGGTTCCAGATAAATCTGACCGTCGGTAATCGAAATCACATTCGTCGGAATATATGCGGAAACTTCACCTTCAAGCGTTTCAATGATTGGTAGGGCAGTCATGGAACCGCCGCCAAGTTCATCACTCAAACGAGCAGAACGTTCCAAAAGGCGACTATGACAGTAAAAAACGTCCCCAGGGTAAGCTTCACGTCCGGGAGGACGTCTCATCAATAATGACAACTGGCGATATGCTTGAGCCTGTTTGGAAAGGTCATCATAAACAACCAGAGTATGTTTCCCCTGGTACATATAATGTTCGGCAATCGCGGCACCAGCATAAGGTGCAATATATTGTAACGG
The Gimesia aquarii DNA segment above includes these coding regions:
- a CDS encoding DUF1559 domain-containing protein encodes the protein MHDLGVSVVWLSLQVTIVAVASAFLYLILRSRGPVLRSLVISSSMLITLFLASMAFSPWPKWSIERTKQSIGEAPQMNQRVIAKENAVVAESDSNNSNVAPVKLESVWGSAWSGFVAGLERKHPVENLEEPYSWPAIIGFLFLGGISLGFTRLCVGYFLLKQELKHTTDLDGTDVRELLDGLLREHNYSSTIRLRETQRLATAAVVGWWRPVILLPHVWRTWSADQKTAVLTHELSHILQRDFLSNLCAEISRSIYFYHPLMHWLAARLRLEQELVADAEAARSSGGTDSYLVILAEMAMAQSNRSVRGPARAFLPTQSTFLRRIDMLRDKAPFRGTVTHTTRVVAITSIMLIGIVAVGIRGDRFIQAQDAATKVGISSKQKVEESKLSMDYVPNHALGVIAIRPAEILSEEVMKPIRNLIDAEERKQNDFSVLGLKFAEINVATIIFLPPEADKKLPESVAVIQTKQKIDRKKMMEKFSRSQLVETIYLDKSYHKTRAVNGESLLFVNDRTVIIANKEKSLQQIVQAMQHGGSNRWSKQWKTVENDSLAALFNIRLAREIVWNKQSNLIVINPMIQGVISPIWENTDVLLLGLTINKEIDLTSMLYQEKNGESIKKTLEAILTLSSNMLEQMKQNIGSDNVQERLSLISLMELAEKVVKSTKVTQKGENVSFTISLPDDSGIQMVAFLLPAVLQAREAARRTQSMNNLKQIMLGLHNYYAIHKHFPPAVVIGPDGKTPHSWRVAILPYLGQKALYDEYQKNQPWDSEQNLKVLAKMPDVYRSPAEDGNANNTAYFAVVGKNTAFGKSSKVAGFGAAGGDGAAGGFGAFGGKGGAGGKAGAGGGAGGVGGKGGAGGGAGGPGGLFGGAGRGGRQRGVNNKSGVRFYDITDGTSNTIAIVEAKRDIPWTKPEDIKFDGKKIPNFGGFYQGGFIAGFCDGSVRFLSENIDQKTLRNLLTINDGNPVKIP
- a CDS encoding FoF1 ATP synthase subunit delta/epsilon; this encodes MAQEFRFLLVTPETTLLDLSIQSLRCTLFDGQIGILPGRMPMVGRLGHGELVYKSTEGTENNYFIDGGFLQVQGNVISVLTEQALPISELDAAEAEKLLEEALARPAIGDDQCDARERDQDRARAMLTLANQK
- the atpD gene encoding F0F1 ATP synthase subunit beta, with the protein product MATTEASTTKTVGKITQIIGSTFDAEFPEDQLPEIYNALIVDETIKGVEIKVAGEVQQHLGGSRVRCVALGSTDGMVRGMNVTDTGAPVSVPVGKETLGRVFNLLGDPVDGRGEVKTEERWPIHRHSPELDNLSAKTELFETGIKVVDLLTPFVRGGKAGLFGGAGLGKTVILTELIARIASAHGGYSVFAGVGERTREGNDLWLEMQETKIGQTDRSVIEQTCMVFGQMNEPPGARLRVALSALTMAEWFRDTTGTDTLLFVDNIFRFSQAGSEVSALLGRMPSAVGYQPTLGTELGELQERITSTKNGAITSVQAVYVPADDPTDPAPATAFSHLDAFIYLERKISEKGIYPAIDPLASSSRILDPQYVGERHYQVAREVQQTLQRYRELQDIIAILGVDELSEEDKLVVHRARRIERFLSQPFLVAEVFTGKAGKITPLEDTIRSFEEICAGKWDHLPEAAFMYVGSVEEAEEQAKKMAEE
- the atpG gene encoding ATP synthase F1 subunit gamma, with the translated sequence MAKARAIVKRLKAVKNIRKITRTMELIATARFKKAMDRASEAAAYTRKISELVSDLSQANLEFHHPLLEKHETEKNSVLLVLTSNRGLCGGYNSSVLKSALKRHQELEAKGQNVRLEVSGKRGISFLKFQGTTASHTYTHFEDRPTFEEVDELASRYITEYIEGKIDRLDVAYTEFISSSKQEAVVHSVLPIGALESSDTESSASQKYDYEFLPSAQEILEEIVPTAFKARLFKCFLDAAVSEQIARMVAMKGATENANEMVGTLSAQYNRARQTQITSEILEIIGGAAALE
- the atpA gene encoding F0F1 ATP synthase subunit alpha; the protein is MKFKADEIASVIQKEIEDFRGEIETSEVGRVLEVGDGIARVYGLSSAMSGEMVEFSNGVRGQVFNLEENSVGIIIFGDYLSIAEGDEVRSTGNLLSIPVGDSLLGRVVDPLGNPLDGEGPIVATESRPLEVAAPGVAARQPVTQPLATGIKAIDAMTPVGRGQRELIIGDRKTGKTAIAIDTILNQKGKDVICVYVGCGQRSATIAGVVNQLQEHGAMDYTVVVSASASDPAPLQYIAPYAGAAIAEHYMYQGKHTLVVYDDLSKQAQAYRQLSLLMRRPPGREAYPGDVFYCHSRLLERSARLSDELGGGSMTALPIIETLEGEVSAYIPTNVISITDGQIYLEPDLFFAGIRPAINVGISVSRVGGNAQTKATKSVSGSLRLDLAAFRELEAFAQMGTELDKATQAQLDRGYRMVELLKQPQFQPMPMADQVVSLYAGTNGYFDTVPISQVQQAESEMLQFIRDQYPEITDKITETGKLEDDTIEQLKSVLTTFIEQFQRKNP